Proteins from a genomic interval of Hippocampus zosterae strain Florida chromosome 14, ASM2543408v3, whole genome shotgun sequence:
- the LOC127614196 gene encoding tyrosine-protein kinase fyna isoform X2, producing the protein MGCVQCKDKDAAKLTDERDASLSHHPGYRYGADPTPQHYPPSFGVTSIPNYNNFHGAGGATQGVTVFGGVHTSSQSGTLRSRGGTGVTLFVALYDYEARTDDDLSFRKGERFQILNSTEGDWWEARSLTTGGTGYIPSNYVAPVDSIQAEDWYFGKLGRKDAERQLLSNSNARGTFLIRESETTKGAYSLSIQDWDDIKGDHVKHYKIRKLDSGGYYITTRAQFETLQQLVHHYSARAAGLCCRLIVPCHKGMPRLTDLSVKTKDVWEIPRESLQLIKRLGNGQFGEVWMGTWNGTTKVAVKTLKPGTMSPESFLEEAQIMKKLRHDKLVQLYAVVSEEPIYIVTEYMNKGSLLDFLKDGEGRGLKLPNLVDMAAQVAAGMAYIERMNYIHRDLRSANILVGDSLVCKIADFGLARLIEDNEYTARQGAKFPIKWTAPEAALYGKFTIKSDVWSFGILLTELVTKGRVPYPGMNNREVLEQVERGYRMPCPQDCPTSLHELMVQCWKKDPEERPTFEYLQAFLEDYFTATEPQYQPGDNL; encoded by the exons ATGGGCTGCGTCCAATGTAAGGATAAAGACGCAGCAAAACTCACAGACGAGCGCGACGCCAGCCTCTCGCACCACCCGGGCTACCGTTATGGCGCCGACCCCACGCCGCAGCACTACCCCCCCAGCTTCGGGGTCACCAGCATCCCCAATTACAACAACTTCCACGGCGCAGGCGGAGCTACGCAGGGGGTAACCGTCTTCGGAGGCGTGCACACGTCCTCGCAGTCCGGCACGCTGCGCTCCCGCGGAGGAACAG GGGTGACGCTGTTCGTGGCTCTGTACGACTACGAAGCTCGCACCGACGATGACCTCAGCTTCAGGAAAGGGGAGAGGTTCCAGATCCTCAACAGCAC AGAGGGTGACTGGTGGGAGGCCCGTTCCCTTACCACAGGTGGAACTGGTTACATTCCCAGTAATTACGTCGCTCCGGTGGACTCCATCCAAGCCGAAGA CTGGTATTTTGGTAAACTGGGCCGGAAGGATGCCGAGCGACAGCTGTTGTCCAACAGCAACGCCAGAGGCACCTTTCTCATCCGGGAAAGCGAAACAACCAAAG GGGCTTACTCCCTCTCCATCCAGGACTGGGACGACATCAAGGGAGACCATGTCAAACACTACAAGATTCGCAAACTGGACAGCGGCGGTTACTACATCACCACCAGAGCCCAGTTCGAGACACTCCAGCAACTTGTACACCACTATTCCG CGAGGGCGGCGGGGCTGTGCTGCCGGCTGATCGTGCCCTGCCACAAGGGCATGCCCCGTCTGACCGACCTGTCCGTCAAAACCAAAGACGTGTGGGAGATCCCGCGGGAGTCGCTGCAGCTCATCAAGCGACTCGGCAATGGGCAGTTCGGGGAGGTCTGGATGG GCACGTGGAACGgcaccaccaaggtggcggtgAAGACCTTGAAGCCGGGCACCATGTCGCCAGAGTCCTTCCTGGAGGAGGCGCAGATCATGAAGAAGTTGCGGCACGATAAACTGGTGCAGCTGTATGCCGTGGTTTCCGAGGAGCCCATCTACATCGTCACCGAGTACATGAATAAAG GGAGTTTGCTCGACTTCCTCAAAGACGGAGAAGGGCGGGGCCTGAAACTTCCGAATCTGGTGGACATGGCGGCTCAG GTGGCAGCCGGCATGGCGTACATCGAAAGGATGAACTACATCCACAGGGATCTGCGCTCTGCCAACATCCTGGTCGGAGACAGTCTGGTGTGTAAGATTGCTGACTTTGGTCTGGCCAGGCTCATTGAGGACAACGAGTACACAGCGAGACAAG GTGCAAAGTTTCCAATTAAGTGGACTGCACCCGAGGCGGCTTTGTACGGGAAGTTCACCATCAAGTCCGACGTGTGGTCCTTCGGCATCTTGCTGACAGAGCTTGTGACCAAAGGCCGGGTGCCCTATCCAG GCATGAACAATCGCGAAGTGCTGGAGCAGGTGGAGCGGGGCTACCGCATGCCGTGCCCACAGGACTGCCCCACATCGCTCCACGAGCTCATGGTGCAGTGCTGGAAGAAAGACCCCGAGGAGAGGCCCACCTTTGAGTACCTGCAGGCCTTTTTGGAGGACTACTTCACTGCCACCGAGCCTCAGTACCAGCCGGGGGATAATCTCTGA
- the LOC127614196 gene encoding tyrosine-protein kinase fyna isoform X1: MGCVQCKDKDAAKLTDERDASLSHHPGYRYGADPTPQHYPPSFGVTSIPNYNNFHGAGGATQGVTVFGGVHTSSQSGTLRSRGGTGVTLFVALYDYEARTDDDLSFRKGERFQILNSTEGDWWEARSLTTGGTGYIPSNYVAPVDSIQAEDWYFGKLGRKDAERQLLSNSNARGTFLIRESETTKGAYSLSIQDWDDIKGDHVKHYKIRKLDSGGYYITTRAQFETLQQLVHHYSGEFSPRVYVWIDATSYGTSQMRVSFVSPAARAAGLCCRLIVPCHKGMPRLTDLSVKTKDVWEIPRESLQLIKRLGNGQFGEVWMGTWNGTTKVAVKTLKPGTMSPESFLEEAQIMKKLRHDKLVQLYAVVSEEPIYIVTEYMNKGSLLDFLKDGEGRGLKLPNLVDMAAQVAAGMAYIERMNYIHRDLRSANILVGDSLVCKIADFGLARLIEDNEYTARQGAKFPIKWTAPEAALYGKFTIKSDVWSFGILLTELVTKGRVPYPGMNNREVLEQVERGYRMPCPQDCPTSLHELMVQCWKKDPEERPTFEYLQAFLEDYFTATEPQYQPGDNL; encoded by the exons ATGGGCTGCGTCCAATGTAAGGATAAAGACGCAGCAAAACTCACAGACGAGCGCGACGCCAGCCTCTCGCACCACCCGGGCTACCGTTATGGCGCCGACCCCACGCCGCAGCACTACCCCCCCAGCTTCGGGGTCACCAGCATCCCCAATTACAACAACTTCCACGGCGCAGGCGGAGCTACGCAGGGGGTAACCGTCTTCGGAGGCGTGCACACGTCCTCGCAGTCCGGCACGCTGCGCTCCCGCGGAGGAACAG GGGTGACGCTGTTCGTGGCTCTGTACGACTACGAAGCTCGCACCGACGATGACCTCAGCTTCAGGAAAGGGGAGAGGTTCCAGATCCTCAACAGCAC AGAGGGTGACTGGTGGGAGGCCCGTTCCCTTACCACAGGTGGAACTGGTTACATTCCCAGTAATTACGTCGCTCCGGTGGACTCCATCCAAGCCGAAGA CTGGTATTTTGGTAAACTGGGCCGGAAGGATGCCGAGCGACAGCTGTTGTCCAACAGCAACGCCAGAGGCACCTTTCTCATCCGGGAAAGCGAAACAACCAAAG GGGCTTACTCCCTCTCCATCCAGGACTGGGACGACATCAAGGGAGACCATGTCAAACACTACAAGATTCGCAAACTGGACAGCGGCGGTTACTACATCACCACCAGAGCCCAGTTCGAGACACTCCAGCAACTTGTACACCACTATTCCGGTGAGTTTTCGCCAAGAGTCTACGTTTGGATCGACGCCACATCGTACGGCACATCACAGATGCGCGTCTCCTTCGTGTCTCCCGCAGCGAGGGCGGCGGGGCTGTGCTGCCGGCTGATCGTGCCCTGCCACAAGGGCATGCCCCGTCTGACCGACCTGTCCGTCAAAACCAAAGACGTGTGGGAGATCCCGCGGGAGTCGCTGCAGCTCATCAAGCGACTCGGCAATGGGCAGTTCGGGGAGGTCTGGATGG GCACGTGGAACGgcaccaccaaggtggcggtgAAGACCTTGAAGCCGGGCACCATGTCGCCAGAGTCCTTCCTGGAGGAGGCGCAGATCATGAAGAAGTTGCGGCACGATAAACTGGTGCAGCTGTATGCCGTGGTTTCCGAGGAGCCCATCTACATCGTCACCGAGTACATGAATAAAG GGAGTTTGCTCGACTTCCTCAAAGACGGAGAAGGGCGGGGCCTGAAACTTCCGAATCTGGTGGACATGGCGGCTCAG GTGGCAGCCGGCATGGCGTACATCGAAAGGATGAACTACATCCACAGGGATCTGCGCTCTGCCAACATCCTGGTCGGAGACAGTCTGGTGTGTAAGATTGCTGACTTTGGTCTGGCCAGGCTCATTGAGGACAACGAGTACACAGCGAGACAAG GTGCAAAGTTTCCAATTAAGTGGACTGCACCCGAGGCGGCTTTGTACGGGAAGTTCACCATCAAGTCCGACGTGTGGTCCTTCGGCATCTTGCTGACAGAGCTTGTGACCAAAGGCCGGGTGCCCTATCCAG GCATGAACAATCGCGAAGTGCTGGAGCAGGTGGAGCGGGGCTACCGCATGCCGTGCCCACAGGACTGCCCCACATCGCTCCACGAGCTCATGGTGCAGTGCTGGAAGAAAGACCCCGAGGAGAGGCCCACCTTTGAGTACCTGCAGGCCTTTTTGGAGGACTACTTCACTGCCACCGAGCCTCAGTACCAGCCGGGGGATAATCTCTGA